In Mya arenaria isolate MELC-2E11 chromosome 1, ASM2691426v1, the genomic stretch ATCAGGATTGTGACCATACATCACGGCACCTGAAAACAATACCGTTGTAAACAATTAGAATCAATAGATAACCTAGTGGTAAAATGGTTACTCAAATGGTCACTCAAATTGTCACTCATCATCGTTTTTTCAGGTCCTCCAAATcataataatacttttattaaatataattgagCATTGTTTGTCCCACGCTAAGAGGCACCAACCCccaaaaaaacagtaaatatttttgaGCAAGCTACCTTTTACCACAGCCAATCCTGCTTGTTCCGGGACGATAACTTCATACCCTTTGTCTTCAAACCTTTCTTTTATTGCTTCTTTCATGACTTGCGATTCAGAAAATCCACCAACCATCATTATCGTTTTCACATTTCTCAGATCAGTGTGCCTCAGTTGTGCCTCCACGTGATTTATGACACTTTCTTTTGACTCTTTGAACATGTCCAAGAAAACTGTATTAGCAACGTGTAGCCTGTCCCGTTTCTTGGAAACTGTTTGACTAAAATTACTACTCAACAGTGATTTATCGAACTCTTTCTTCTTCAACTCCTTATACAAGTCAAATAGTTCATTTGGTAGTTTGATATGAACTTTGTCGCTTGATGAATTTATCTGTCGTTTTTTTACTTCAACCATTCTGTCCATGTCTAATTTGTCAGGTTTGCATTCTTCCGAGAATTTGTCAATGACGTCTTTACCCAATAAGCCAATGAGGAACTTGTTCAACTGCCTGTCCACTAAGGTTCCACCCCAAGGACCACCCGATGGCGCAGCAAGAGCGGCCAGCTTCCCGTCATGTTGAACTTCATGTACGGTTATATCGGCTGTACCTCctttttgaaaaagtaaaagtaataatgttaatttgCAAAGAGAAAAAAGAAGTGATAAACATTTACAGAATTTGACTGATGCGAAGTGTTAGTGTCAATTTAACGAATGAATTATAAACCTATCCGGTTGATGTTTTAAGTTAAGTGTCAACGtcttgtaaaattaaaattgtattaccTTCTTTATTCAAATTTCGGTTTTGTTAAACCTTCATAGATATAACGTCTTCGTAAATTAACTAACAACATTTGTACGTTTTCATACCTCCAAGATCGATAACCATGAATTTGGATCCCGCCCCAAAAGATTTAAGTTCAGAAGTTTGACCTCTTTCCGTTGATAGAGCAACTTTAATTTCTTTGCAATAGACAGCAGCAGCCTCCGGTTCATAGGCAAGAGTGAGCTGGTCGTCCGGTATACCTGccttaaattgtattattcaataaaaaaaataagtaatatatatctacatataaaatcaatttcttaacaattatataaattacagaATTTCTAACACAAGGCCAGTTGCTACTACTCCTGTTACATGTTTTACGccacattgtttttgttaaaatgtaccTGAACTGCTGCAATTGACATGAACTGTTTTGCTGCGTCTTCCCAAATGGCAGGTACTGTCAGCACCCAGTCAATATCGGTTGGACGCAAATCGGTGCTCCTATCTCTCAGGCGTGCTAGCAAATGATCCTTCAAGAACTGTATAGCGGCTGCAAATACGTCTAACGCTAACATTTTCTGGCCTTGCTCGTCATCAATTTGCGTACGGCGACTGAGACGCTGCAATTAAATTGTACCTATTTATAATCTAACTatgattaaattaaaagttaactTTATCACAAAGACAAAAGGAGAGAACGCCCAACAGTAGGCCCCAATTAATGTGTAATTCAGGTCATATGACCATATCAAAAAGACATTATAAAACGTTGATAATGTTGCGACTATGTTccaatagtttgtttttttttataaatatgttagttagcttatataacaaacatttcgATTGATGTAAAAGGCACACCGTCACTTTGATAGtactatttgttttgttaaatagtCCCAAGTAAACGTGTAAAAAATCTACAGTATTGAAAAATTGTCTcacattgttttgaaacaatgtcattttaaatcttCTGAAATACCGCCAGCCTTCGTGTTCATCTTCATTCGCGAGATGGTTATACTTTGTCTCGGCCTGTAAAGATAATGGAACAATTAATTCCAAGCCTGCGTTGCCCTGGACAACCCCAGCTGCCAATCCCAGAATTTACTCAGTAACTGACTCAACTCGTTTTATCTCTTTAAAGTTTAGCATGACTCAATTACATGTCTACACTTCCTATCAGTATGTTATTATAAGCATTTGTTTTGGAGCAAGACATGCACTGCAAACACTAATTAATTCACTCGAATAGGATAAAAGTGTACTCAAACGTTTTATAAtgacatatttagtacacaatACTTATGGTTAAACGTATtgatgaattaaaatatatatatatatatgaatttgaAATAGGCATAATGTGTTGCTGTTTTCTTTTCCATTTACTGTATTTACTAggctaaaataaataattatctcATGTGAGGACTGTTTGTTAATTTAAGCCATAATATAACCTTGCACTTATGACATcgcaacatttatcaataaaagatCCTTGATCGATGGGATGTTACAACATCAACGATAGGGTAAGCTAAACATTTCAACGTTTGAACacttcattatatatttatatttcaaatgagGCACGAATTTTGCAAGGGTAAAACCTAAATACGCTGTTGGGAGTTAGCAAAGTCtaagaaaaaaacgtttatcACTGGATGTCAACTCACATCGTATCCAAAGGAATGAAACCGCCTTGCTTTGTCAAACAGCACAACAGTCGGTGCTTTTGGCGTCACCATTCCCGATCCATCTGACCAATCAGCGTTCGCGTATATCTGTGAGTGGAGATAATCATATTTTACTATAAGCTTACAGCTCGTggattatatattatttgtacattcaaataaacatttcctgtacaaaaaacaacaacaacaagaattaaaacacaataattttgAAGCATTTCACATGTTAACATGtaggttatatatatatatatatatatatatatatatatatatatatatatatatatatatatatatatatatatatatatatatatatatatatatatatatatatatattgaacgtCGTGCatggttttcatttttaatatcgGCTTTAATAATAGCATACCTAAATAACAACTATTTCTTAactgcttaaagatgcactcttactcccaaataagatttactacaattaataaaattgttttaatattccgaagggaatgaataaatgtcaaaaacaatggttctaatgaacgataccgagtttgatttgaaagaaaggtacattaaacacggtatttctactagtgttgggaatcggacagaaaaattactatcgataatcgattTAAAAAACCGATAAATGATCGATTATTGATcgatttaataattatctttgCCCATCATATTTAAGGCAAACAGATACAGTGCATGCAgcagttttaagcaccaatgttcccttacaatattgtttgtggatttgtttatataaattaacattatgtATTCAGAAAGCGActatcttttagtgtttacaagttactattataGAACATGATACCACAGGCCCTAATtattgtcttacatttagtattgtaaacatgtgtaaaataaatacaaagagtcaatttcttttaaaaatcagtCAGAAACATgtacaacaagcagttgaatattcaatattttttacaagaaCTGTTTCTGTTTTACAGGAAcagtttcttttaaaaaactgagaaaactaaattcttacatggtaagaagtaaacggcaacatgttttaaaaatcacgtttaaaccacaaacatgagaagttgagaaccaatccaaagcagttaaattacaaagaaaatgtgtaataatatactgtggtgacttattgacttgataagaatatgagtaaataacataacatagcaagaccttaacatttcaacataaactagcattaaccagaaataagtaaattagtcggtagcggttacgtccattgtttctataatcgattgatCAAATTTCACTATTGATTGTCGCCGACGAAGGCCTTTCCGATCatttataatcgatcatcgccACAATACtaatttctaccttatgagactaaagtataccaccgtaaatcttttagcattcaccaatcatttaaaatgtttgcgctttctgctatttaatacacggttacaatcatgagatcagtaattaatattttccataaatgc encodes the following:
- the LOC128232919 gene encoding heat shock 70 kDa protein 12A-like; this translates as MASLKWKQKSRRPRFADYRPRKTRLVVAAIDFGTTYSGYAYSFLDEYKKDPFKIYANADWSDGSGMVTPKAPTVVLFDKARRFHSFGYDAETKYNHLANEDEHEGWRYFRRFKMTLFQNNRLSRRTQIDDEQGQKMLALDVFAAAIQFLKDHLLARLRDRSTDLRPTDIDWVLTVPAIWEDAAKQFMSIAAVQAGIPDDQLTLAYEPEAAAVYCKEIKVALSTERGQTSELKSFGAGSKFMVIDLGGGTADITVHEVQHDGKLAALAAPSGGPWGGTLVDRQLNKFLIGLLGKDVIDKFSEECKPDKLDMDRMVEVKKRQINSSSDKVHIKLPNELFDLYKELKKKEFDKSLLSSNFSQTVSKKRDRLHVANTVFLDMFKESKESVINHVEAQLRHTDLRNVKTIMMVGGFSESQVMKEAIKERFEDKGYEVIVPEQAGLAVVKGAVMYGHNPDSICSRKMQCTYGISTAVLFDDRKHSRVHQSGRADGTEMCEDIFKTFIVKGDTVVPGKTSAEHTFNSPSAGNTRVTVEVYKSVEDTPPMYSSDCIRVGELALHTRSCQMDQKALIKVKMMFGGTKVTVEAQEQGTMQINKVQAEFDWLKK